A region from the Spirochaeta thermophila DSM 6192 genome encodes:
- a CDS encoding YifB family Mg chelatase-like AAA ATPase — MQVVSFLPWGYEGIVVRVEVDIRKGIPGVEVVGFAGTAVKEARERIRVALKNSGFSFPQKRVLINLAPAGLPKKGAWYDLAIALALLAASGQVEAAEGVVLVMGELRLSGEVLPVEGVLSSLIAARREGVRVAVVPAANVAEATVVKGVRVFGVGSLEEAVEVVEAGFPEDREEKGTGVGVEEEWEHDFSSFKGQTYLRRALEVAAAGGHHVFLFGPPGSGKTMGAYTFPSILPPLSEEERLEVLQVYSLAGELQNGSRRTYSNRRPFRAPHHSATVEGMVGGGKEVRPGEISLAHQGVLFMDEAPEFRASILQSLREPIETGRITLSRAGHSFWYPARFQLILAANPCPCGNLGREGAVCACSVQEIKRYWRKIGAPLLDRIDIRFPVSPESPEVLLSDRPEPSAAVRERVERAWAIQRERFAGREYSRNASMTPEEVETHCRLGDEEQRLLLKAVEQLSLSSRACASILKLARTIADLEGSERIQKDHLLEAVHYRRYGDMDFFWSEL, encoded by the coding sequence ATGCAGGTGGTGAGTTTCCTTCCCTGGGGATATGAGGGGATCGTGGTACGGGTGGAGGTGGATATCAGGAAGGGGATACCGGGGGTCGAGGTGGTGGGGTTCGCCGGAACGGCGGTGAAGGAGGCGCGGGAGAGGATCAGGGTGGCGCTCAAGAACAGTGGCTTCTCCTTTCCTCAGAAGCGCGTACTCATCAATCTCGCACCGGCGGGGTTACCCAAGAAGGGGGCCTGGTACGATCTGGCGATCGCGCTCGCCCTCCTCGCGGCTTCGGGGCAGGTGGAGGCCGCGGAGGGGGTGGTCCTGGTGATGGGCGAGTTGCGTCTTTCGGGCGAGGTCCTGCCGGTGGAAGGGGTACTGTCCAGCCTGATCGCGGCGAGGAGGGAGGGGGTGCGGGTGGCGGTTGTGCCGGCGGCGAACGTGGCCGAGGCCACGGTGGTGAAGGGGGTGCGGGTCTTCGGGGTGGGATCGCTGGAGGAGGCGGTGGAGGTGGTGGAGGCCGGGTTCCCGGAGGACCGGGAGGAGAAGGGGACGGGGGTCGGAGTCGAGGAGGAATGGGAGCACGATTTCTCCTCCTTCAAGGGACAGACCTATCTGCGTCGCGCCCTCGAGGTGGCGGCGGCCGGGGGACACCACGTCTTCCTCTTCGGGCCTCCCGGTTCGGGCAAGACCATGGGGGCCTACACCTTCCCCTCGATCCTCCCTCCCCTTTCGGAGGAGGAGCGCCTCGAGGTGCTCCAGGTCTACTCGCTCGCCGGTGAGCTCCAGAACGGCTCACGGAGGACCTACTCGAATCGGCGCCCCTTCCGAGCCCCCCACCACTCCGCCACGGTGGAGGGCATGGTGGGAGGGGGGAAGGAGGTACGTCCCGGAGAGATCTCGCTCGCTCATCAGGGTGTGCTCTTCATGGACGAGGCGCCGGAGTTTCGCGCCTCCATCCTCCAGAGTCTCCGAGAACCCATAGAGACGGGCCGCATCACCCTCTCCCGGGCCGGACACTCCTTCTGGTATCCTGCGCGTTTCCAGCTCATCCTCGCCGCCAACCCCTGCCCATGCGGCAACCTGGGGAGGGAGGGCGCGGTCTGCGCCTGCAGTGTGCAGGAGATAAAGCGCTACTGGCGGAAGATCGGGGCACCGCTCCTCGACCGCATCGACATCCGATTCCCCGTGAGCCCGGAGTCACCCGAGGTCCTCCTCTCCGATCGTCCTGAGCCGAGCGCTGCGGTGAGGGAGCGGGTGGAGCGCGCCTGGGCCATCCAGCGGGAGCGGTTCGCAGGGAGAGAGTATTCAAGGAACGCCTCGATGACTCCGGAGGAGGTGGAGACCCACTGCCGCCTGGGAGACGAGGAGCAACGCCTGCTCCTCAAGGCGGTGGAACAGCTCTCCCTCTCCTCCCGGGCCTGCGCCTCGATCCTCAAGCTCGCACGGACCATCGCCGATCTCGAGGGGTCCGAGCGTATCCAGAAGGATCATCTCCTCGAGGCGGTGCACTACAGACGATACGGCGACATGGACTTTTTCTGGTCGGAGCTCTGA
- a CDS encoding PstS family phosphate ABC transporter substrate-binding protein — translation MRRVLSLLAGIVLASGFVWAGGQGESGDLSGTIRIAGSSTVYPITVAMAEEFNRIQPGVQIAVQSTGTGGGFTNFFIPGKTEINDASRPIKESELEQVRAQGDDALEFQVAIDAVTVVVNPHADWVDDVTIEQLRHIWRPDDPAQKWSDVDPSWPDEPFELYGPTSASGTFDFFTEKVMGEEDLSRSDYQGTEEDNTIVQAVSGSKYALGYFGMAYYLENTNRVKALKVNGVAPSLETARTYEYPLSRPIFIYVRKSALARPEVAAFVRFYIERTNSSLISEIGYVPVTDEVVKENLAKLEKAIAEVSKK, via the coding sequence ATGAGACGTGTTCTGTCTTTGCTTGCAGGGATCGTCCTGGCCTCCGGTTTCGTGTGGGCGGGAGGTCAGGGAGAGTCGGGGGATCTCTCCGGCACCATACGTATTGCAGGGAGCAGCACGGTCTATCCCATCACCGTGGCGATGGCCGAGGAGTTCAACCGGATCCAGCCCGGCGTCCAGATCGCGGTGCAGTCCACCGGGACCGGAGGAGGGTTCACGAACTTCTTCATCCCGGGGAAGACCGAGATCAACGATGCGAGCCGCCCCATCAAGGAGAGCGAGCTCGAACAGGTGCGGGCGCAGGGTGACGACGCCCTTGAGTTCCAGGTGGCGATCGATGCGGTGACCGTGGTGGTCAACCCACATGCCGACTGGGTCGACGATGTCACCATCGAGCAGCTCCGGCACATCTGGCGGCCCGATGATCCTGCCCAAAAGTGGAGCGACGTGGATCCCTCGTGGCCGGATGAGCCCTTCGAGCTCTATGGTCCCACGAGTGCCTCGGGCACCTTCGACTTCTTCACCGAGAAGGTGATGGGGGAGGAGGACCTCTCCCGGAGCGACTACCAGGGCACCGAGGAGGACAACACCATCGTCCAGGCGGTCTCCGGCTCGAAGTACGCCCTCGGGTACTTCGGTATGGCCTACTACCTGGAGAACACGAACAGGGTGAAGGCCCTCAAGGTGAACGGTGTGGCCCCTTCTCTCGAGACGGCCCGTACGTATGAGTATCCGCTCTCGAGACCCATCTTCATCTATGTGAGGAAGAGCGCCCTCGCACGGCCTGAGGTGGCGGCCTTCGTCAGGTTCTACATCGAGCGGACGAACTCCAGCCTCATAAGCGAGATAGGCTACGTGCCTGTGACCGACGAGGTGGTGAAGGAGAACCTCGCGAAGCTCGAAAAGGCCATCGCCGAGGTCTCGAAGAAGTAG
- the uvrB gene encoding excinuclease ABC subunit UvrB: MSGFRVEAPFGPAGDQGKAIALLSEGVKKGYRYQTLKGVTGSGKTFTMAKIVEEVQLPTLVISHNKTLAAQLYREFKEFFPHNAVEYFVSYYDYYQPEAYVASKDLYIEKDASINEEIDRLRLSATASLMERPDVIVVATVSCIYGLGNPEHFREMRVRIDVGQHLDLGMLKQQLVSLQYERNDAVLTRGTFRVRGEVVDIYPAYLEHVYRVELDWDEVVSIKVVHPLTLEVLDERKSLFVYPAKHFVLPEEQIRSAIQGIREELEERYRELLSQNKLVEAQRLKARTEYDLEMLEEMGYCSGIENYSRHLSGRKPGQRPAVLLDYFPDRFLVFIDESHVTLPQLKAMYEGDRSRKLSLVEYGFRLPSALDNRPLRYEEFEAIVPQVIYVSATPEEEELSKSSQVVEQIIRPTGLLDPEVEVRPTEGQIDDLYAEIRKRVEKGQRVLVTTLTKKMAEDLTDYLQSLGLRVRYLHAEVETIERVELLRDLRAGEFDVLVGINLLREGLDLPEVALVAILDADKIGFLRSATSLIQIMGRAARNAEGKVIMYADRVTDAMREAIEETRRRRTIQEAYNREHGITPQTIQKSVRDILERKMKVKEEVERKEIEVLVHGYNILVPSERKKLIQRLEKEMLERAKNLEFEMAAVIRDEIARLKEMA; the protein is encoded by the coding sequence ATGAGCGGTTTCAGGGTGGAGGCCCCGTTCGGGCCAGCGGGTGATCAGGGGAAGGCGATCGCCCTCCTGTCGGAGGGGGTGAAGAAGGGCTACAGGTATCAGACACTCAAAGGAGTGACGGGGTCCGGGAAGACCTTCACCATGGCGAAGATCGTGGAGGAGGTGCAACTCCCCACCCTGGTGATCTCCCACAACAAGACCCTCGCCGCCCAGCTCTACCGTGAATTCAAGGAATTCTTCCCTCACAACGCCGTGGAGTACTTCGTCTCCTACTACGACTACTACCAGCCCGAGGCCTACGTGGCCTCCAAGGATCTCTACATCGAGAAGGACGCCTCTATTAACGAAGAGATCGACAGGCTCAGGCTCTCGGCCACCGCGAGTCTCATGGAACGGCCCGACGTCATCGTGGTGGCGACCGTTTCGTGCATCTACGGACTGGGAAATCCCGAGCACTTCAGGGAGATGCGCGTGAGGATCGATGTGGGGCAGCACCTCGATCTGGGGATGCTCAAGCAGCAGCTCGTGAGCCTCCAGTACGAGCGAAACGATGCGGTGCTCACGCGCGGCACCTTCAGGGTGCGGGGAGAGGTCGTGGACATCTACCCCGCCTATCTCGAGCATGTCTACAGGGTGGAACTCGACTGGGACGAAGTGGTCTCCATAAAGGTGGTCCATCCCCTCACCCTGGAGGTGCTCGACGAGAGGAAGAGCCTTTTCGTCTATCCGGCGAAGCACTTCGTCCTCCCCGAGGAGCAGATCCGTAGTGCCATCCAGGGCATCCGGGAGGAGCTTGAGGAACGTTACCGGGAGCTCCTCTCCCAGAACAAGCTCGTGGAGGCCCAGCGCCTCAAGGCACGGACCGAGTACGACCTCGAGATGCTCGAGGAGATGGGCTATTGCTCCGGGATAGAGAACTACTCGCGTCACCTTTCCGGCCGGAAGCCGGGGCAGCGTCCCGCGGTCTTGCTCGACTACTTCCCCGACAGGTTCCTCGTCTTCATCGACGAGTCGCACGTGACCCTACCCCAGCTCAAGGCCATGTACGAGGGCGACCGCTCGAGGAAGCTCTCCCTGGTGGAGTACGGCTTCAGGCTCCCTTCGGCTCTTGATAACAGGCCCCTCAGGTACGAGGAGTTCGAGGCGATCGTGCCACAGGTGATCTATGTGTCGGCCACCCCCGAGGAGGAGGAACTCTCCAAGTCATCCCAGGTGGTGGAGCAGATCATCCGTCCCACCGGGCTCCTGGACCCGGAGGTGGAGGTGCGACCCACTGAAGGGCAGATCGACGATCTGTATGCCGAGATCAGGAAGCGGGTCGAGAAGGGCCAGCGGGTGCTGGTGACCACCCTCACCAAGAAGATGGCCGAGGATCTCACCGACTACCTGCAGTCCCTGGGGCTCAGGGTGCGGTACCTCCATGCCGAGGTGGAGACCATAGAGCGGGTGGAGCTCCTGCGCGACCTGCGGGCAGGCGAGTTCGACGTACTGGTGGGGATCAACCTCCTCCGGGAGGGGCTCGATCTTCCTGAGGTGGCGCTGGTTGCGATCCTCGATGCCGACAAGATAGGGTTTCTGCGGTCGGCGACCTCGCTCATCCAGATCATGGGTCGGGCGGCGAGGAACGCCGAGGGCAAGGTCATCATGTACGCCGATCGGGTGACCGATGCGATGCGGGAGGCCATAGAGGAGACGAGGAGGCGTCGAACCATCCAGGAGGCCTACAACAGGGAACACGGCATCACCCCACAGACCATCCAGAAGTCGGTGCGCGACATCCTCGAGCGCAAGATGAAGGTCAAGGAAGAGGTGGAACGGAAGGAGATCGAAGTCTTGGTCCACGGATACAACATCCTCGTCCCCTCCGAGCGGAAGAAGCTCATCCAGCGCCTCGAGAAGGAGATGCTGGAGCGCGCCAAGAACCTGGAGTTCGAGATGGCCGCGGTGATCCGGGACGAGATCGCCCGCCTCAAGGAGATGGCATGA
- the pstC gene encoding phosphate ABC transporter permease subunit PstC: protein MSEMNSPSPPPHRTERWVQRVLLFMAGMSVLITAGIVLVLLVDSLSFFREVSPLHFLTSTRWSPTIQPYSFGVLPLLSGTLAFTLCTALIALPIGLLTAIFLAEYAPEGLRAVLKPALEVLAGIPTVVYGYFALVYVTPFLKTYLFPEISTFNTLSASIVVAIMIIPTVSSISEDAMRAVPRSLRYAAYALGTTKFQTVRTVVLPSALSGIVSSFILGISRVIGETMAVTIAAGNLSRMVNIFDPAEAFLRPIQTMTAAMVEVGISDVTGESMAYKSLYAVGLVLFLFTLGLNLIAGRIRRRFREKYQ from the coding sequence ATGAGTGAGATGAACTCCCCTTCCCCCCCTCCCCACAGAACCGAGCGGTGGGTGCAGAGGGTGCTCCTCTTCATGGCGGGCATGTCCGTGCTCATCACCGCAGGGATCGTCCTGGTGCTGCTCGTCGATTCCCTCTCGTTCTTCAGAGAGGTCTCTCCCCTCCACTTTCTTACCTCCACGAGGTGGAGCCCGACCATCCAGCCCTACTCCTTCGGCGTCCTGCCGCTCCTCTCGGGCACCCTCGCCTTCACCCTGTGCACCGCCCTCATCGCCCTTCCCATCGGCCTGCTCACCGCGATCTTCCTGGCCGAATACGCGCCGGAGGGCCTCAGGGCCGTGCTCAAACCTGCCCTCGAGGTGCTCGCAGGCATCCCCACGGTGGTGTACGGGTACTTCGCCCTGGTCTATGTGACTCCCTTCCTCAAGACGTACCTCTTCCCCGAGATCTCCACGTTCAATACCTTGAGCGCATCGATTGTGGTGGCCATCATGATCATCCCCACGGTGAGCAGCATAAGCGAGGACGCGATGCGCGCCGTGCCCCGTTCGCTCAGGTATGCCGCCTATGCCCTGGGGACCACCAAGTTCCAGACCGTGAGGACCGTGGTACTCCCCTCGGCCCTCTCCGGCATCGTCTCGTCGTTCATCCTGGGGATCTCGCGGGTGATAGGGGAGACCATGGCCGTGACCATCGCGGCGGGCAACCTTTCCCGGATGGTGAATATCTTCGATCCTGCCGAGGCCTTCCTGAGGCCCATCCAGACCATGACCGCTGCAATGGTGGAGGTGGGGATAAGCGACGTGACGGGTGAGAGCATGGCCTACAAGAGCCTCTATGCGGTGGGGCTCGTGCTCTTCCTCTTCACGCTTGGGCTCAACCTCATCGCCGGCAGGATACGCAGGCGTTTCAGGGAGAAGTACCAATGA
- a CDS encoding SH3 domain-containing protein produces the protein MRGRVFLLACAALILFSGCREDRALPLEVPASPPLSEELRWAVVQDAYARLWDAPPPGGSVVGILRRGDMLEIVEEEGAWCRVVRGTEEGWVGEGHLLRYRIRLQAETASRRLIERF, from the coding sequence ATGAGAGGGCGGGTCTTCCTCTTGGCGTGTGCCGCGCTCATCCTCTTCTCGGGCTGCAGGGAGGACCGTGCCCTTCCGCTCGAGGTCCCGGCTTCTCCCCCTCTGAGCGAGGAGCTCCGCTGGGCCGTGGTGCAGGACGCCTATGCAAGGCTGTGGGACGCGCCTCCTCCGGGCGGTTCTGTGGTCGGTATCCTCAGGAGGGGGGACATGCTGGAGATCGTGGAAGAGGAAGGAGCGTGGTGCAGAGTGGTGAGGGGTACGGAGGAGGGCTGGGTGGGTGAAGGCCATCTCTTGCGCTACAGGATCAGACTCCAGGCCGAGACCGCTTCCCGTCGCCTCATCGAGCGCTTTTAA
- the rnhA gene encoding ribonuclease HI: MIEVYTDGACKGNPGPGGWAYVVVRDGEGEGAFGGERMTTNNRMELLAVIKALERVDAGGRVRVYTDSEYVRRGITEWIDRWLANGWKTRDRRDVKNRDLWERLWRLAAEVELEWVWVQGHAGVGWNEVCDRMAHLAALKAGG, encoded by the coding sequence GTGATAGAGGTGTATACCGACGGTGCGTGCAAGGGGAATCCCGGTCCGGGTGGATGGGCCTACGTGGTGGTGAGGGACGGTGAGGGTGAGGGGGCGTTCGGGGGTGAGAGGATGACGACCAACAACCGGATGGAGCTCCTTGCGGTGATCAAGGCCTTGGAGCGGGTGGATGCGGGGGGGAGGGTGCGGGTGTATACCGATTCGGAGTACGTACGGCGCGGGATCACCGAGTGGATCGACAGGTGGCTCGCGAACGGATGGAAGACGAGGGACAGGAGGGATGTGAAGAACCGCGACCTGTGGGAGCGGCTGTGGCGGCTCGCCGCGGAGGTGGAGCTCGAGTGGGTCTGGGTGCAGGGGCATGCGGGGGTGGGGTGGAACGAGGTGTGCGACCGGATGGCCCATCTGGCGGCGCTCAAGGCAGGAGGATGA
- a CDS encoding S1C family serine protease, with product MMRTFWTRTLVVIGAVGLFLFALGLGLGVGRSMGGRDASGQSEAVLPEIPVDTGAEALIPVAEGAGRYSEDELENIRVYETRNRGVVNITTETLAYNWFLEPVPQEGVTGSGSIIDARGYVLTNYHVVKGAYKVFISLADGSQYEGEVVGVDPENDLAVLKFDPRDKDLVVIPMGSSSDLKVGQKVLAIGNPFGLERTLTVGVVSALGRPVRTEDGLIIQDMIQTDTSINPGNSGGPLLDSRGYMIGINTMIYSPSGGSVGVGFAVPVDTAKRVVPELIAHGYVERGWIDIVPVQLFPALVRYADLSVSRGILVSKVEPGSPAAEAGLKGGSPDKAVRYGRSIIYLGGDIIVEVDGRAVGSLADLYAALEDNKPGETVEVKVVRDGKVVTLSIPLSKRPERFNWN from the coding sequence ATGATGCGCACGTTCTGGACCCGTACACTCGTCGTGATCGGAGCTGTTGGGCTCTTCCTCTTTGCGCTCGGTCTGGGGCTGGGGGTGGGGCGTTCGATGGGGGGGCGGGATGCCTCTGGGCAGTCCGAGGCGGTGCTGCCGGAGATCCCCGTGGATACCGGGGCCGAGGCGCTCATCCCCGTGGCCGAGGGGGCGGGTCGATACAGCGAGGACGAACTCGAGAACATCCGCGTGTACGAGACGAGGAACCGCGGGGTGGTCAACATCACCACTGAGACCCTCGCCTACAACTGGTTCCTCGAGCCGGTTCCCCAGGAGGGGGTGACCGGGAGCGGGTCCATCATCGACGCGCGGGGCTACGTGCTCACGAATTACCACGTGGTCAAGGGTGCCTACAAGGTCTTCATCTCCCTTGCCGATGGGAGTCAGTACGAGGGTGAGGTGGTGGGGGTGGATCCAGAGAACGATCTTGCGGTCCTCAAGTTCGATCCTCGAGATAAGGACCTCGTGGTGATCCCTATGGGAAGCTCCTCAGACCTCAAGGTGGGCCAGAAGGTGCTCGCCATAGGAAACCCGTTCGGACTCGAACGTACCCTCACCGTGGGGGTGGTGTCGGCCCTGGGGAGGCCCGTCAGGACCGAGGACGGCCTCATCATACAGGACATGATCCAGACCGACACCTCCATCAATCCGGGCAACTCCGGGGGGCCTCTCCTCGACTCCCGCGGCTACATGATCGGGATCAATACCATGATCTATTCTCCCTCGGGTGGATCGGTGGGCGTGGGGTTCGCGGTGCCGGTGGACACGGCGAAGCGGGTGGTTCCTGAGCTCATCGCCCACGGGTACGTGGAGCGCGGGTGGATCGATATCGTCCCCGTGCAGCTCTTCCCTGCATTGGTGCGCTACGCCGATCTGTCCGTCTCGAGAGGGATTCTCGTCTCCAAGGTGGAACCGGGAAGCCCTGCGGCCGAGGCGGGTCTGAAGGGCGGTTCTCCGGACAAGGCCGTGCGCTACGGGCGGAGCATCATCTACCTGGGAGGGGATATCATCGTGGAGGTGGACGGCCGGGCGGTGGGGAGCCTCGCCGACCTCTACGCCGCGCTCGAGGACAACAAGCCGGGTGAGACGGTGGAGGTGAAGGTGGTACGCGATGGGAAGGTGGTGACGCTTTCCATCCCGCTCTCCAAACGACCTGAGCGTTTCAACTGGAACTAG